In a genomic window of Pelotomaculum thermopropionicum SI:
- a CDS encoding transposase: protein MFIKLTKTKNYQYVQLVQSYRENGVVKHKVLFNLGRLDEIENNPSFQRLGKRLLELSKAREVSSLANFSEAQIKNWGYVVYQKIWNQFDLPNLLRKISAQRKVQFDLNNAAFLMAVQHLLEPRSKLGTYTHQHRYASLPNVSLNHLYRSLDLLWEHKELLEVEIFKKNHHLFNMQVDVVFYDVTTFSFASVEADSLRNFGFSKDGKFNEVQVVLGLLIDCEGRPIGYELFPGNTFDGKTLEKALVKLEERFGLRRVIIVADRGINSKLNLKRIVDRGYSYIFAARIKNMKKEITDEILSENGYQEINDGEEVIRYKVIEYLNEFTAEGQKYQLPEKLIVTYSSRRAEKDRADRERLIAKAQNLLESKAKIQASNKRGGKKYLKEIDCTGTWILDEEAIAREEQFDGYYGIQTSEKEMSARDILAAYHNLWRIEESFRVMKSTLEVRPVFHWTERRIKGHFVICFLAFLLERTLEFKLRQAGENASPEAIREALNSLNFAEVEIGGNAYFIKTQSMELSKKILRLMRIAPPGNITSVEEFATRQQNRQ, encoded by the coding sequence ATGTTCATCAAATTAACCAAAACTAAAAACTATCAATATGTTCAGCTAGTCCAGTCTTACCGCGAAAACGGTGTTGTTAAACACAAAGTACTCTTTAATTTGGGTCGCCTTGATGAAATTGAAAATAATCCCAGTTTCCAAAGACTCGGTAAGCGCCTGTTAGAATTATCCAAGGCCAGGGAGGTGTCCAGTTTAGCGAATTTTTCCGAGGCGCAGATCAAAAACTGGGGCTATGTGGTCTATCAAAAAATCTGGAACCAATTTGATCTACCAAACCTCCTCCGCAAAATTAGCGCCCAACGCAAGGTGCAATTCGACCTGAATAACGCCGCTTTTCTCATGGCTGTCCAGCATCTTCTTGAACCCAGAAGCAAATTAGGAACTTACACTCATCAGCACCGTTATGCCAGTTTGCCCAATGTTTCCTTGAACCACCTCTATCGCTCTTTGGACTTGCTCTGGGAGCATAAGGAATTGCTGGAGGTGGAGATATTCAAAAAAAACCACCACCTTTTTAACATGCAGGTGGATGTGGTTTTTTACGATGTAACGACCTTTTCCTTTGCCAGTGTTGAAGCTGATTCCCTGCGTAACTTTGGCTTTAGCAAAGATGGCAAGTTCAATGAAGTTCAGGTAGTATTGGGCTTATTGATTGATTGCGAGGGGAGGCCCATCGGCTATGAGCTTTTCCCCGGCAACACCTTTGATGGTAAGACTTTGGAAAAGGCCTTGGTCAAGCTTGAAGAACGTTTTGGCTTGCGCCGGGTGATTATCGTTGCCGACCGGGGAATCAACAGCAAGCTTAATCTAAAACGTATAGTGGATCGTGGCTATAGCTATATCTTTGCCGCCCGGATCAAGAATATGAAGAAAGAGATTACTGATGAAATCTTAAGCGAGAATGGGTACCAAGAAATAAACGATGGTGAAGAAGTTATCCGCTATAAAGTTATTGAATATCTAAACGAATTTACTGCCGAAGGTCAAAAATACCAATTACCGGAGAAATTGATCGTTACCTACTCTAGCCGCCGGGCGGAAAAAGACCGGGCCGACCGGGAGAGGCTAATTGCCAAGGCCCAAAATCTTTTGGAAAGCAAGGCGAAAATTCAAGCCAGCAACAAACGCGGCGGCAAGAAATATCTCAAAGAAATAGATTGTACTGGGACATGGATCCTGGACGAAGAAGCCATTGCTCGGGAGGAGCAATTTGACGGTTATTACGGCATCCAGACCAGCGAGAAAGAAATGAGCGCCAGAGATATTCTGGCTGCCTACCACAACCTGTGGCGGATAGAAGAATCTTTCCGCGTAATGAAAAGCACCTTGGAAGTCCGGCCGGTTTTTCACTGGACCGAACGGCGGATTAAGGGACATTTTGTAATTTGCTTCCTTGCTTTTCTACTCGAACGCACCCTGGAATTTAAGCTCCGGCAAGCCGGAGAAAATGCTTCCCCGGAAGCTATTCGGGAAGCCTTGAATTCTCTCAACTTTGCCGAGGTCGAAATTGGCGGAAATGCGTATTTTATCAAGACACAGAGTATGGAGTTAAGCAAAAAGATTTTACGTTTGATGCGGATTGCGCCGCCGGGTAATATTACCAGCGTAGAAGAGTTTGCCACTCGCCAGCAAAACAGGCAGTAG
- the Mod gene encoding adenine specific DNA methylase Mod has translation MKKLKMETKDLIQENIEKLAEIFPGVITEERDEKGNPIKAVDFELLKQELSDRVVEGDRERYQLTWPGKKEAMFLANMPINKTLRPVKEESVDWENTGNIYIEGDNLEALKILQESYLNKIKCIYIDPPYNTGKDFIYKDNFKQSRIEYLAESGQVDGDGNRLFQNTESNGRFHSDWLSMMYPRLKLARNLLREDGVIFISIDDNEVHNLRKICDEVFGERNFVATIIWQRAFSPVNLKRTFSENHDFIICYSKNKDIIEIKGLKRTDEAESRYSNPDNDPRGPWTSTDLSVGPVVAEKVYPITTPSGKVIYPPNGRCWVLTKERFEEFLSDNRIWFGRDGNNAPRLKKFKSEVKERITPMTLWLRDEVGDSQEATRELKKIFDEKTYIDYPKPVRLLKRLLELTTENNDIILDFFSGSATTAHAVMQLNAEDEGNRKYIMVQLPEPCPEDSEAYKAGFKNISEIGKERIRRAAKKIKEETGADIDYGFRVFKVDSSNMKDVYYRPEELSQQDLFGMVSNIKEDRTGEDLLIQVMLEWGLELSLSMEKRDILGKEVHFVAGNSLVACFDEGVSEELVREIAREKPLRVVFRDSSFADDAARINVEELFKMLSPTTEIRVI, from the coding sequence TTGAAGAAGCTGAAAATGGAAACTAAAGACCTGATTCAGGAAAACATAGAAAAGTTAGCGGAAATATTCCCGGGCGTCATTACCGAGGAAAGGGACGAAAAGGGAAACCCGATCAAAGCTGTTGACTTTGAGCTGTTAAAGCAGGAGTTGTCCGACCGGGTGGTAGAAGGGGACAGGGAGCGCTACCAGCTCACCTGGCCCGGCAAAAAGGAGGCCATGTTCCTGGCCAACATGCCCATCAACAAAACCCTGCGCCCTGTCAAAGAAGAAAGCGTGGACTGGGAGAATACCGGGAACATTTATATCGAGGGAGACAACCTGGAGGCCCTCAAGATCCTGCAGGAATCCTACCTCAACAAGATCAAGTGCATCTATATAGACCCCCCTTACAACACTGGTAAAGACTTCATTTACAAAGATAATTTCAAGCAGAGCAGGATCGAGTACCTGGCCGAATCGGGACAGGTGGATGGCGATGGCAACCGGCTTTTCCAGAATACCGAGTCAAACGGGCGCTTCCACAGCGACTGGCTGAGCATGATGTATCCCCGGTTGAAGCTCGCCAGAAATTTGCTGCGGGAGGATGGGGTAATATTTATAAGTATTGATGATAATGAAGTTCATAATTTGAGGAAGATTTGTGATGAGGTGTTTGGGGAAAGGAACTTTGTAGCTACTATAATATGGCAAAGAGCTTTTTCACCTGTAAATTTAAAGAGAACTTTTTCTGAAAATCACGACTTTATAATATGTTATAGTAAAAATAAGGATATTATTGAGATAAAAGGGTTAAAACGGACTGATGAAGCAGAGTCGAGGTATTCTAATCCTGATAATGATCCTAGAGGCCCATGGACTTCAACAGATTTATCAGTTGGTCCAGTTGTTGCTGAAAAAGTTTATCCAATTACTACCCCAAGCGGTAAAGTAATTTACCCACCTAATGGAAGATGTTGGGTTCTTACAAAAGAACGCTTTGAAGAGTTTTTATCTGATAATAGGATATGGTTTGGGCGAGATGGGAATAATGCACCTCGCTTAAAAAAATTTAAATCGGAAGTTAAAGAAAGAATAACCCCAATGACTTTATGGTTAAGAGACGAGGTTGGTGACTCTCAAGAGGCAACAAGAGAACTTAAAAAAATTTTTGATGAAAAGACATATATAGATTATCCAAAACCGGTAAGACTTTTAAAAAGATTATTAGAACTAACAACTGAAAACAACGACATAATCCTTGACTTCTTCTCCGGCTCCGCCACCACCGCCCATGCTGTCATGCAGCTCAACGCTGAGGACGAGGGCAACCGGAAATATATCATGGTTCAGCTGCCCGAGCCCTGCCCTGAAGATTCCGAAGCATATAAGGCAGGCTTTAAGAACATCTCCGAAATCGGCAAGGAGCGCATCAGAAGAGCGGCCAAAAAGATAAAAGAAGAAACCGGCGCCGATATTGATTACGGCTTCCGGGTGTTCAAAGTGGACTCCTCCAACATGAAGGACGTTTATTATCGCCCGGAAGAACTCTCCCAGCAGGATTTATTTGGAATGGTATCCAACATTAAAGAAGACCGGACCGGGGAAGACCTTTTAATTCAGGTCATGCTGGAATGGGGCCTGGAACTCTCCCTGTCTATGGAAAAGAGGGATATTTTGGGCAAGGAGGTCCATTTTGTAGCTGGCAACTCCCTGGTGGCCTGCTTTGATGAAGGTGTTTCCGAGGAACTGGTCCGGGAGATTGCCAGAGAAAAGCCTTTAAGGGTGGTGTTCCGCGACAGCTCTTTTGCCGATGACGCGGCGCGGATTAACGTAGAGGAGCTGTTCAAGATGCTCTCTCCCACCACAGAGATAAGGGTTATCTAG
- a CDS encoding restriction endonuclease, whose protein sequence is MKLKFKIQQFQTEAVNAVADCFAGQPNGQSLFTLDIGQLNSGPQLGISYEVTGFRNRPIELTPEEVFENIKKVQVRGGLKISPKLEGKYNLTVEMETGTGKTYVYIKTMFELFKRYGWGKYIVVVPSIAIREGVKKSFEITEEHFMEQYGRKARYFIYNSRQLHKIDQFASDPGINVMIINTQAFNARGKDARRIYMELDEFQSRMPIDVIAQTNPIMIIDEPQSVEGTKTVEALKLFKPLFTVRYSATHRYEYNKVYRLDALDAYNKKLVKKINVKGINVKGTTGTDGYLYLEGVDISQKHYPLARLEFEKKTRSGIKRELRRVSVNDNLYELSGHLEQYKGYVVSEINGGKNTIEFANGISLSAGDVLGDVNELTLRRIQIRETIKSHLEKERDLFYRGIKVLSLFFIDEVAKYRQYDKNGNKLNGEYAQIFEEEYRILVEEYLRNAGEKDRYADYLRQIDAEKTHNGYFAIDKQGRMTDPKVKARETDSEDEDAYNLIMKDKERLLSFSEPTRFIFSHSALKEGWDNPNVFQICTLKHSDSTIKKRQEVGRGLRLCVNQDGERIDDSVPGIDVHQVNVLSIVASESYDAFARELQREIAETLSDRPRKADVQFFLDNVLTNEREEKIRIDERLARKLYQTFVKNNYIDEEDNLTEDYYQAIEKGAVVLPEELKEHKHAVIKLVSTIYSESASPLVHNERNKNVELKLNDNFYKEEFQKLWKKINVKTAYTVKFDTEELVDKCINALDTRLRIADISYQIKDGVLEVIDSKEQLERGEGFVLKEAETGKVDGKVTSGVRYDLAGKLMVETGLTRKTIVKILTGIKRETFDLFKKNPEGFILKVARIINEEKATTIIERITYDPLKETYDTDIFTQNTLKGMLGENALPVSKHIYNYVITDSHTESKFARDLDASREVCVYAKLPRGFFIPTPVGNYNPDWAIVFEENKVKHVYFIAETKGSMNSLELRKIEEAKIHCAKKHFEKISNNSVKYGVVENYEKLLEMVS, encoded by the coding sequence TTGAAGCTGAAGTTTAAAATACAACAGTTCCAGACCGAAGCGGTCAACGCCGTGGCGGACTGCTTTGCCGGGCAGCCAAACGGGCAGTCCCTCTTCACTTTGGACATAGGACAGCTAAACTCCGGCCCGCAATTGGGCATTTCTTACGAAGTTACCGGGTTCAGGAACAGGCCAATAGAGCTCACCCCGGAGGAAGTCTTTGAAAATATTAAAAAAGTCCAGGTTAGAGGCGGCTTGAAAATATCTCCCAAATTAGAGGGTAAATACAACCTGACGGTGGAGATGGAGACTGGAACGGGGAAGACCTACGTCTATATCAAGACCATGTTTGAGCTGTTCAAAAGATATGGATGGGGCAAATATATCGTGGTGGTCCCATCCATTGCCATCAGGGAAGGGGTCAAAAAGTCCTTTGAGATAACGGAAGAGCACTTCATGGAGCAGTATGGCCGCAAGGCCCGCTATTTCATTTACAATTCCCGGCAACTCCATAAAATTGACCAGTTTGCCAGCGATCCGGGGATCAACGTCATGATCATCAATACCCAAGCCTTTAACGCCCGCGGCAAAGACGCCCGCAGGATTTACATGGAGTTGGACGAGTTTCAGTCCCGGATGCCAATAGACGTCATTGCCCAGACCAACCCCATTATGATCATCGACGAGCCCCAATCGGTAGAGGGCACCAAGACGGTAGAAGCCTTAAAGCTTTTCAAGCCTTTATTCACTGTCCGCTACTCGGCTACCCACCGGTACGAGTATAACAAGGTTTACCGGCTGGACGCCCTGGATGCCTATAATAAAAAGCTAGTCAAGAAGATCAATGTCAAGGGCATCAACGTAAAGGGGACTACGGGGACCGACGGTTACCTCTACCTGGAAGGGGTAGATATCAGCCAGAAACACTACCCCCTGGCCCGCCTGGAGTTTGAAAAAAAGACCCGCTCCGGCATAAAGCGGGAATTGAGGCGGGTTTCTGTAAACGACAACCTTTACGAGCTGTCCGGCCATCTTGAACAGTATAAAGGCTATGTTGTATCCGAAATTAACGGGGGTAAAAATACCATCGAGTTCGCCAACGGGATTTCTTTATCTGCCGGAGATGTCCTGGGGGACGTCAACGAGCTGACCCTGCGCCGGATTCAGATCAGGGAGACCATCAAATCGCACCTGGAAAAAGAGCGGGACTTATTTTACAGAGGTATCAAGGTGCTTTCCCTGTTCTTTATCGACGAGGTGGCAAAATACAGGCAGTATGACAAAAACGGAAATAAGCTGAATGGCGAATATGCCCAGATCTTTGAAGAAGAGTACCGGATACTGGTGGAGGAATATTTAAGAAATGCTGGCGAGAAAGACCGGTATGCTGATTATTTAAGACAGATAGATGCGGAAAAGACCCATAACGGCTACTTTGCCATTGATAAACAGGGGCGGATGACTGATCCGAAAGTAAAAGCCAGAGAGACCGACTCCGAAGATGAGGACGCCTACAATTTAATCATGAAAGACAAGGAAAGGCTGCTCAGCTTTTCCGAGCCGACACGCTTTATCTTTTCCCACTCAGCTTTAAAGGAAGGCTGGGATAACCCCAACGTGTTTCAGATCTGCACCTTAAAGCATAGCGACTCTACCATTAAAAAACGGCAGGAAGTGGGAAGGGGCCTAAGGTTGTGCGTAAACCAGGACGGCGAAAGGATCGACGATTCGGTGCCAGGCATCGATGTGCACCAGGTCAATGTTCTTTCTATTGTGGCCAGCGAATCTTATGATGCCTTTGCCCGGGAACTGCAAAGGGAGATCGCAGAGACCCTTTCCGATCGTCCCCGCAAAGCTGATGTTCAGTTTTTCCTGGATAATGTCCTGACTAATGAAAGGGAAGAAAAGATCCGGATTGATGAACGGCTGGCTCGAAAACTCTACCAGACTTTTGTCAAAAACAATTATATTGACGAAGAGGACAACCTGACGGAAGACTATTACCAGGCCATTGAAAAAGGAGCAGTTGTACTTCCGGAAGAATTAAAGGAGCATAAGCATGCCGTGATAAAACTGGTCAGCACCATTTACAGCGAGAGCGCTTCCCCGCTGGTTCATAACGAACGGAACAAAAACGTTGAGTTGAAGTTGAACGACAACTTTTATAAGGAAGAATTTCAAAAACTGTGGAAGAAGATTAATGTCAAGACGGCTTATACAGTTAAATTTGACACAGAGGAGCTGGTTGATAAGTGCATAAATGCCCTGGATACTCGTTTGAGGATAGCAGATATATCTTACCAGATAAAGGACGGAGTATTAGAAGTCATCGACTCTAAAGAGCAATTGGAAAGGGGCGAAGGTTTTGTATTAAAAGAAGCGGAAACAGGCAAGGTGGATGGGAAAGTTACTTCGGGGGTGCGTTATGACCTGGCAGGCAAGCTCATGGTGGAAACGGGGCTGACCCGGAAGACCATCGTAAAAATCTTGACTGGGATAAAACGGGAAACCTTTGATCTTTTTAAAAAGAACCCGGAGGGCTTTATTCTGAAAGTCGCCAGGATCATTAATGAAGAAAAAGCTACCACCATTATCGAGCGGATTACGTACGATCCTCTTAAAGAAACTTATGACACTGATATTTTTACTCAAAACACCCTGAAAGGCATGCTTGGCGAGAACGCTTTGCCGGTTAGCAAACATATTTATAACTATGTGATTACAGATTCCCATACGGAAAGCAAGTTTGCCAGGGATCTGGACGCCAGCAGGGAAGTATGTGTCTATGCCAAGCTGCCGAGGGGCTTTTTCATCCCGACTCCTGTTGGAAACTATAACCCCGACTGGGCCATTGTATTTGAAGAAAATAAGGTAAAACATGTGTATTTCATTGCCGAAACCAAGGGCAGTATGAACTCCCTGGAACTGAGAAAAATTGAAGAAGCCAAAATACACTGTGCCAAAAAACACTTTGAAAAAATCAGCAACAACAGCGTCAAGTACGGAGTAGTCGAGAATTATGAAAAGTTATTGGAGATGGTGAGTTAA
- a CDS encoding uncharacterized conserved protein produces MIAYIRLQRFKCFLDQIVQFAPLSILCGTNNTGKSTVIQALLFLRQSAMTGNFAKADLPLNGPLVHMGTARDLFCQWAEEDNIQISVAFSDLPDRILTCKLAYRREDHDALSMKLMESPSDLPSSSLFADRFFYLGAERMGPQLVYPVSEDSLETMHVGFRGEYTAHCLHQFGNKKIKLPQLKHSPEDHSIELLFQVEEWLKDMLPGGIMINPDRITQADILQVSFRDSERNTDYLRPTSIGFGISYCLPIIVAGLMAEKDNLLIVENPEAHLHPQAQSRMGIFLSKLAAAGVQVILETHSDHLLNGVRIAVKKGYIDEKYVSINFFERDYNIVRPAIDAYGRIDLWPDGFFDQAEKDLGELI; encoded by the coding sequence TTGATTGCTTATATCCGGCTGCAGCGGTTTAAATGTTTTCTGGATCAGATTGTCCAGTTTGCGCCGTTAAGTATTCTCTGCGGAACCAATAATACCGGGAAATCGACCGTTATCCAAGCCTTATTATTTTTAAGGCAATCGGCAATGACGGGTAATTTTGCGAAAGCAGACTTGCCGCTTAACGGTCCTCTGGTTCATATGGGAACCGCGAGGGATCTTTTTTGCCAATGGGCAGAAGAAGATAACATCCAGATTTCGGTAGCTTTCTCCGATCTGCCCGATCGTATTTTAACCTGCAAATTAGCCTATCGCCGGGAAGATCATGATGCACTTTCGATGAAATTAATGGAAAGCCCGTCCGATCTCCCTTCAAGCTCACTTTTCGCAGACAGATTTTTTTATCTTGGCGCCGAGAGAATGGGACCACAGTTGGTTTATCCGGTCAGTGAAGATTCTCTGGAAACCATGCACGTTGGATTTCGTGGGGAGTATACCGCCCATTGCCTGCATCAATTTGGAAACAAAAAGATAAAATTACCCCAATTAAAACATTCACCGGAAGATCATTCCATCGAATTATTGTTTCAGGTAGAGGAATGGCTTAAGGATATGCTTCCGGGAGGGATAATGATCAATCCCGATCGGATTACGCAAGCCGATATCTTGCAGGTTAGCTTTCGCGACTCCGAAAGAAATACAGATTATTTGCGGCCGACAAGCATCGGCTTTGGCATTTCATATTGTCTGCCCATAATTGTGGCCGGGCTCATGGCGGAAAAGGATAATCTGCTGATCGTAGAAAATCCGGAAGCGCACTTGCATCCCCAGGCACAATCCCGGATGGGTATTTTTTTAAGCAAACTGGCGGCGGCGGGTGTCCAGGTAATCTTGGAAACACACAGCGACCATTTGTTGAATGGGGTCAGGATAGCGGTAAAAAAAGGTTACATTGATGAAAAGTACGTTTCAATTAACTTTTTTGAGCGGGATTATAATATCGTCCGTCCAGCAATAGATGCCTACGGGAGAATAGATCTATGGCCGGATGGTTTTTTTGACCAGGCAGAAAAGGACCTTGGGGAGTTGATTTAG
- a CDS encoding hypothetical membrane protein, producing MNIFLNELSFCGQASNKYQGAQLMSDMLKVLKILQQISNKPIATSSILWEKKIGPQYSVRDYIFDRSIDQAVRNYFQIITTKGPYIECLFSQSLDKHKCYLQNENILDVSWTSVAAAFFFDGILASLKGAPQFASETINVFCCLKGAEQQEADIINQYNPDQAESFVRNFLRQNLNSWENLWHSRSALFPEITFCEEVKGQLQSSNYSHSVLQKIIRHLDCMNKYMKAIRSGKIKAPNYTQMGIEASQESEITLKHYGHLRTFKCPDGKKRVFSWHSKIKGKVNLRIYFYPPDKENEHFLIGYIGRHLPIWTEK from the coding sequence GTGAATATATTTTTGAACGAACTTTCTTTTTGTGGGCAGGCCTCTAATAAATACCAGGGCGCACAATTAATGAGTGATATGCTAAAGGTATTAAAAATTTTGCAACAAATTTCTAACAAACCAATTGCTACTTCCAGTATCCTGTGGGAAAAGAAAATTGGACCTCAATATTCTGTACGTGATTATATCTTCGATCGAAGTATTGACCAGGCGGTACGAAATTATTTCCAGATAATAACGACCAAAGGACCATATATTGAATGTCTTTTTAGTCAGTCGCTTGATAAACATAAATGTTATCTACAAAATGAAAACATCCTGGATGTTTCCTGGACTTCTGTAGCTGCGGCATTCTTCTTTGATGGTATTCTGGCAAGCTTAAAGGGAGCGCCACAATTTGCTTCCGAAACAATAAATGTATTCTGTTGTTTAAAAGGTGCCGAACAGCAGGAAGCCGATATAATTAATCAGTACAACCCTGATCAAGCAGAATCCTTCGTGAGAAATTTTTTGCGGCAAAACCTGAATTCATGGGAAAATTTATGGCATAGTCGTAGCGCTCTTTTTCCTGAAATTACTTTTTGTGAGGAGGTTAAAGGTCAATTGCAGAGCTCAAATTATTCCCATTCGGTACTTCAAAAAATCATCCGCCATCTTGATTGCATGAACAAATACATGAAGGCAATCAGATCTGGTAAAATCAAGGCACCAAATTACACCCAGATGGGTATAGAAGCTTCGCAGGAATCGGAAATTACCTTAAAGCATTATGGCCATCTTCGGACCTTTAAATGTCCTGATGGTAAAAAAAGGGTATTTAGCTGGCACAGCAAAATTAAGGGAAAGGTGAACCTCCGCATCTATTTTTACCCACCCGATAAGGAAAATGAACATTTTCTGATTGGTTATATCGGTAGACATCTTCCTATATGGACAGAGAAATAG
- a CDS encoding hypothetical membrane protein: MEADQIRDLIVNNLTLQGFLLKDGKILPPENLGKENIRSLHQMAVKHKIERGKKELWRKEPHFLKKIASGKEVVPEQISPRLVEVLPDSEEELLFRYISLHWSIPVSSGYGRRLRFLVCDEQNDKLIGIIGLGDPVFSLAARDQWVGWDRETRRYRLKYVMDAFVLGAVPPYSFLLGGKLVAMLAASNEVRAAFGRKYSGAKSVISGEEFDGRLAMLTTASALGRSSIYNRLKYCERHLYKSVGFTRGSGEFHFFNGLYNAIFAYAAQHSTPTAKQESWGNGFRNRREVIRKCLQSLGLSADWLYHGVAREIFVVPLAENTREFLRGEDLDLVAYDQPAAALASYFRERWLLPRAGRDRRYREFDASSYCLWGRGESDDE; this comes from the coding sequence ATGGAAGCTGATCAAATCAGGGATTTGATAGTAAACAACCTGACACTGCAGGGCTTTCTCTTGAAAGATGGAAAAATATTGCCCCCGGAAAACCTGGGCAAGGAAAATATTCGTTCTTTACACCAGATGGCGGTTAAACATAAAATTGAAAGAGGAAAGAAGGAGCTGTGGCGTAAAGAACCGCATTTCCTGAAAAAGATTGCTTCCGGCAAAGAGGTTGTCCCGGAGCAAATTTCGCCGCGGCTCGTTGAAGTATTGCCGGATTCGGAGGAAGAGCTTCTTTTCCGTTATATCAGCCTGCATTGGAGCATCCCTGTTTCCTCGGGATACGGCCGGCGGTTGAGGTTTTTAGTGTGTGATGAGCAAAATGATAAACTGATCGGGATTATCGGCCTCGGCGACCCGGTCTTCAGCCTGGCTGCCCGGGATCAGTGGGTTGGCTGGGATAGAGAAACCCGGCGTTATCGCCTCAAATATGTTATGGATGCCTTTGTCCTGGGGGCCGTGCCGCCGTACTCCTTTTTGTTGGGCGGCAAACTTGTGGCCATGCTTGCCGCCAGCAACGAGGTGCGCGCTGCTTTTGGCAGGAAATACAGCGGCGCAAAATCTGTGATCAGCGGGGAAGAGTTTGACGGGCGCCTGGCGATGCTTACCACTGCCTCGGCTCTGGGGCGCTCCTCGATTTACAACCGCCTTAAGTATTGCGAAAGGCATTTATATAAAAGTGTCGGCTTCACGAGGGGATCCGGGGAGTTTCATTTCTTTAACGGCCTGTACAATGCTATCTTCGCTTACGCTGCGCAGCACAGTACTCCCACGGCCAAACAGGAGTCCTGGGGAAACGGGTTTCGAAACCGGCGGGAAGTAATCAGAAAATGCCTGCAATCCCTGGGACTGTCGGCTGACTGGTTATACCACGGGGTGGCCCGGGAAATTTTCGTCGTCCCATTAGCCGAAAATACAAGGGAATTTTTGCGTGGCGAAGATCTGGATTTGGTTGCGTACGATCAACCGGCTGCTGCCCTGGCCAGTTATTTTCGCGAGCGGTGGCTTCTTCCAAGGGCCGGGCGGGACAGGCGTTACCGGGAATTTGACGCTTCTTCTTATTGCCTCTGGGGAAGAGGGGAATCTGATGACGAATGA
- a CDS encoding hypothetical membrane protein — protein sequence MTNEQTPFVDLPAALVEEVMEQTAAVGELLLKTFRKMKNNQDQYRRRLIEKGIIRHESSLGYPPLPTTCGTDGSYAVERLLSADLVAAAAVAVEGLTPPSEKRYWEQPHHISYVKSEVHHPDTATILRALMLGSELLLAEKAPHDLVMIDGTLTMPVIYFNQALNKAPETPELSCAKDFLDNAVNYLKAYLAILNNKRSDRNYVGLPKYSSRREIGKAMGWPVHHDDRGLLTILLEAGEFTKPLPMEQPDQPWHFNTARLAAEIKRAVDEIAEEVIYSLQNLYVFYYKPHDWIPALRCEVAQNLAVNNYRLATVIQGIKHQCACAGMFEPYPLYLADRSVKALARAIPAFRQVTTQQISEKYEGDIGEIFFAMHGYRSESGV from the coding sequence ATGACGAATGAACAGACGCCTTTTGTGGACCTTCCGGCAGCGCTGGTCGAGGAAGTGATGGAGCAAACGGCGGCGGTGGGTGAGCTGCTGCTGAAAACTTTTCGAAAAATGAAAAACAATCAGGATCAATACCGTAGGCGCCTGATTGAAAAGGGAATTATTCGCCATGAATCTTCCCTGGGATATCCCCCTTTACCGACCACCTGCGGCACTGATGGTTCATATGCAGTCGAACGTCTTCTGTCGGCTGACCTCGTTGCCGCCGCCGCGGTAGCTGTAGAAGGCTTGACTCCTCCTTCTGAAAAGCGTTACTGGGAGCAGCCGCACCACATTTCCTACGTTAAATCCGAAGTGCATCACCCGGATACGGCGACAATTTTGCGAGCGCTGATGCTTGGCAGCGAACTGCTTTTGGCTGAAAAAGCCCCCCATGATCTGGTTATGATCGACGGCACCCTGACCATGCCGGTAATCTACTTCAACCAGGCACTGAACAAAGCGCCAGAAACGCCGGAACTATCCTGCGCAAAGGACTTTTTGGATAACGCCGTTAATTACCTGAAGGCATATTTAGCTATTTTAAATAATAAACGCAGCGATCGAAATTATGTTGGTTTACCTAAATATTCGAGCCGGCGGGAAATAGGCAAGGCAATGGGCTGGCCCGTGCATCATGACGACAGGGGATTACTAACTATCTTGCTCGAAGCAGGAGAATTTACCAAACCTCTGCCCATGGAGCAACCGGATCAGCCGTGGCATTTCAATACTGCCAGACTTGCTGCCGAGATTAAGAGGGCCGTTGATGAAATAGCGGAAGAGGTTATTTACAGCTTGCAAAATTTATATGTCTTTTATTACAAGCCGCACGACTGGATACCCGCTTTGCGGTGTGAGGTGGCGCAAAATCTTGCCGTTAATAATTACCGCCTGGCTACCGTAATTCAGGGGATCAAGCATCAGTGTGCTTGCGCTGGCATGTTCGAACCATATCCCCTTTATCTGGCGGATCGCTCGGTTAAAGCGCTGGCGCGGGCGATCCCGGCTTTCCGCCAGGTGACCACCCAGCAAATTTCCGAGAAATACGAAGGGGATATCGGGGAAATATTTTTTGCCATGCATGGTTACCGAAGCGAGTCAGGAGTGTAA